From the Pedobacter cryoconitis genome, one window contains:
- a CDS encoding enhanced serine sensitivity protein SseB C-terminal domain-containing protein, with the protein MGLFDFLNTNENDADERGDDHSSYSRGTDMGFIENLVNLFATKPAVSKAYFGLLYDEEKDDNDLFLAVAHLGDGEGLKKLTHYIKKTFLPDVPLFYTSTVDQPELLDFIEGSNFPFYVKDKPQPLSVLVMKQWFDPSYKKSFVERIKLSKVTSLFKDFDPLSNGIDFQTFVRDGREFIPLFSTKEMVFKSGMTEVPGDLTVAEFDWRSIDEAIDGSLKSHFFVLNPGTSFEVEFVT; encoded by the coding sequence ATGGGATTATTTGATTTTTTAAATACCAATGAGAATGATGCTGATGAACGTGGAGACGATCATTCTTCTTATTCCAGAGGTACTGACATGGGGTTTATCGAAAATCTGGTTAACTTATTTGCAACTAAACCTGCTGTGTCAAAGGCCTATTTTGGTTTGTTGTATGATGAGGAAAAGGATGATAATGATCTGTTTTTGGCGGTAGCGCATCTGGGGGATGGGGAAGGACTGAAAAAGTTGACGCATTATATCAAAAAGACATTTTTGCCGGATGTTCCCTTATTTTATACTTCAACGGTTGATCAACCGGAATTACTGGACTTTATTGAGGGAAGTAATTTCCCGTTTTATGTAAAGGACAAGCCTCAGCCGCTAAGTGTACTGGTAATGAAACAGTGGTTCGATCCTTCTTATAAGAAAAGTTTTGTGGAAAGGATCAAGCTTTCAAAGGTCACTTCTCTTTTTAAGGATTTTGATCCGCTGAGTAATGGGATCGATTTTCAGACTTTTGTAAGGGACGGGAGAGAGTTTATCCCCTTGTTCTCTACTAAAGAAATGGTATTCAAGAGCGGGATGACCGAAGTGCCAGGCGATTTGACGGTAGCAGAATTCGACTGGCGAAGTATTGATGAAGCAATTGACGGGAGTTTGAAGTCGCATTTTTTTGTTCTTAATCCTGGTACTTCTTTCGAGGTAGAGTTTGTTACTTAG
- a CDS encoding mechanosensitive ion channel family protein, with protein sequence MNRIENYAAVFSERIISGLPNFILAIVTLLAGIWLIKWFLGFIHRRFQRNTVDISLSEFLVSIIRVILYILLVISCASMIGIQTSSFVAVLASGGLAVGLALQGSLSNFAGGVLILLFKPFRVGHNISAANNVSGTVLKIDILYTTLKAGNGTTIYAPNGPLANAVINNTSDNEIRQAEYKISISFDTNIDSARKVILGVLESDGLILKDPKPVVLVSSLEDSAVVLLARAWAPNGNFWAVYYDNYQKIKEALEKNQIILSKKAEVYVMTNRVS encoded by the coding sequence ATGAATAGAATTGAAAATTATGCAGCAGTGTTTTCTGAAAGGATCATCAGTGGTCTGCCAAACTTTATTCTTGCTATAGTTACTCTTTTAGCCGGTATCTGGCTGATCAAATGGTTTCTTGGTTTTATACACCGCCGCTTTCAACGAAATACGGTTGATATTTCTTTGAGTGAGTTTTTAGTCAGTATTATCAGGGTCATCCTCTATATTTTACTGGTTATTTCGTGCGCTTCAATGATAGGGATACAAACGAGCTCTTTTGTTGCGGTTCTGGCTTCGGGTGGTCTGGCTGTTGGCCTGGCTTTACAGGGCAGTCTTTCCAATTTTGCAGGTGGGGTCCTGATCTTGCTTTTTAAGCCTTTTAGGGTCGGTCATAATATTAGTGCTGCAAATAATGTCTCGGGAACGGTACTGAAGATCGATATTTTATATACAACGTTAAAGGCGGGCAATGGTACAACGATTTATGCACCTAATGGCCCGCTGGCAAATGCGGTAATCAATAATACCTCGGATAATGAGATCCGCCAGGCAGAGTATAAGATTAGTATTTCTTTTGATACAAATATTGATAGTGCACGTAAGGTGATACTGGGGGTGCTGGAGAGTGATGGGTTAATCCTTAAGGACCCTAAGCCGGTCGTACTGGTTTCTTCACTGGAAGATAGTGCGGTAGTATTGTTAGCGAGGGCATGGGCACCAAATGGGAACTTCTGGGCTGTTTATTATGATAACTATCAAAAGATCAAAGAGGCATTAGAAAAGAATCAAATTATTTTATCAAAAAAAGCTGAGGTATATGTGATGACAAATCGCGTATCTTAA
- the epsC gene encoding serine O-acetyltransferase EpsC: MNEEFYLHIYNKQSQIEAIPSNLEIAEWAVSLLNLVYPERLTNPAHTLEEIKGYFSHSEQELLHILQKTKACTACNHHIIAETFYNELPELFRQMNTDVTATLSGDPAARSEFEIIRTYPGFLAISIYRIAHKLLKMGIPLIPRVLTEYAHSATGIDIHPGAEIGEYLFIDHGTGLVIGETTKIGNHVKLYQNVTLGALSVEKFMANTKRHPTIGDHVIIYSGATILGGDTVIGERSVIGGNVWLTKSVPPNSTVYHQSAMKVIETKSKI, translated from the coding sequence ATGAACGAAGAATTTTATCTTCATATCTACAACAAACAAAGCCAGATTGAAGCCATACCATCTAACCTTGAAATCGCGGAATGGGCCGTAAGCCTGTTAAATTTAGTTTATCCGGAAAGATTAACTAATCCTGCACATACGTTAGAGGAAATTAAGGGTTATTTTAGTCATTCTGAACAGGAGTTACTTCATATTTTACAGAAAACAAAGGCTTGTACGGCTTGTAATCATCACATTATTGCGGAGACTTTTTACAATGAGCTTCCGGAGTTATTCCGTCAAATGAATACGGATGTTACGGCTACACTGAGTGGTGACCCGGCGGCAAGAAGTGAATTCGAAATTATCAGGACTTACCCGGGTTTTCTTGCTATATCAATTTATAGAATCGCTCATAAGTTACTGAAAATGGGTATTCCTTTGATTCCAAGGGTACTCACTGAGTATGCGCATTCGGCAACGGGCATTGATATCCATCCGGGAGCTGAAATCGGAGAGTATTTATTTATAGATCATGGTACTGGTTTGGTGATTGGGGAAACAACGAAAATTGGTAACCATGTGAAACTATATCAGAATGTTACGCTTGGAGCACTGAGTGTGGAGAAATTCATGGCGAATACTAAAAGACATCCCACAATCGGGGATCATGTGATCATTTATTCGGGTGCAACTATCTTAGGCGGGGATACGGTGATCGGAGAGCGCAGTGTGATCGGTGGAAATGTATGGCTGACCAAGAGTGTTCCGCCAAATTCAACGGTATATCATCAGTCGGCAATGAAAGTGATAGAAACAAAAAGCAAAATTTAA
- the cysM gene encoding cysteine synthase CysM, translating to MGTLIDCIGNTPLVEITKLNPNPAVRIFAKLEGNNPGGSVKDRAALNMIRSAMERGEVTKETKLVEATSGNTGIALAMIASIYGLDIELVMPSNSTRERTLTMEAFGAKVTLLESIEKCRDYAEEKGITPGYFLLNQFANPDNYLAHYKTTGPEIWKDTEHQITHFVSSMGTTGSIMGNSMYLKEKNPEIQIVGCQPTEESSIPGIRRWPKEYLPKIFDASRVDRVMDVSQEEASEYTRQMVKAEGIFAGMSSGGALACALRLASELTSGVIVFIACDRGDRYLSSDLFLSK from the coding sequence ATGGGAACTTTAATAGATTGCATAGGAAATACGCCTTTAGTAGAAATTACAAAGCTAAATCCGAACCCGGCAGTCCGGATTTTCGCTAAACTGGAAGGTAATAATCCAGGCGGAAGTGTAAAGGACAGGGCTGCTTTAAATATGATCCGCAGTGCAATGGAACGTGGTGAAGTTACGAAAGAAACGAAGTTAGTAGAGGCCACCAGTGGAAATACTGGTATTGCACTGGCAATGATTGCGTCTATTTATGGGCTGGATATTGAGTTGGTCATGCCTTCGAATTCCACAAGGGAACGTACGCTGACCATGGAAGCTTTTGGTGCAAAGGTTACTTTGCTGGAATCTATTGAGAAGTGCAGGGATTATGCGGAGGAAAAGGGCATTACGCCGGGTTATTTTCTGTTAAATCAATTTGCAAATCCTGATAATTACCTGGCGCATTATAAAACAACAGGCCCTGAGATATGGAAGGATACTGAACACCAGATTACGCATTTTGTGAGTTCAATGGGGACTACGGGTAGTATAATGGGAAATTCTATGTATTTAAAGGAGAAGAATCCGGAAATTCAGATTGTAGGCTGTCAGCCAACGGAAGAGTCTTCAATCCCTGGGATCAGAAGATGGCCAAAGGAATATCTTCCTAAAATATTTGATGCGTCAAGGGTAGACAGGGTAATGGATGTTTCGCAGGAAGAGGCTTCGGAATATACCAGGCAAATGGTAAAAGCGGAAGGGATCTTTGCCGGGATGAGCAGCGGTGGTGCTTTGGCTTGCGCACTTAGACTGGCTTCGGAGTTAACTTCAGGAGTGATCGTTTTTATAGCTTGCGACAGGGGGGACCGGTACCTGAGCAGCGATTTGTTTTTAAGTAAATAA